A genome region from Gossypium hirsutum isolate 1008001.06 chromosome A04, Gossypium_hirsutum_v2.1, whole genome shotgun sequence includes the following:
- the LOC107933707 gene encoding uncharacterized protein, with protein MKLSSKPMSSPGRAEKYPPPLMRFLRSNVGSRSRGRSRTSPMFVRKKNTAIETQEPSSPKVTCMGQVRVRRSKQTASKSSRPGLPTRRRSRCKWIRNALFFHHLPGKVKAKPGFRCSWKKLGAFFHMGCCRKPQNGEDSSKFGIKTGDSVPEEEEEKSEENEKEAKIFASSSCSSPPKNALLLTRCRSAPYRSSSLACRFWGSPLANQDKNEEETEKTKLENRGFKEEEENPSLKKVSLCRNSEQGTQMDSENLGFCKGIEEEKVELKTEHVGDVRPLILTRCKSEPARTAERLNPEMNFWKKRKLGFT; from the coding sequence ATGAAGCTATCGTCGAAACCCATGTCGAGTCCGGGTCGTGCTGAGAAGTATCCGCCACCATTGATGCGGTTTTTGAGAAGCAATGTCGGGAGTAGAAGCAGGGGAAGGTCACGTACAAGCCCAATGTTCGTTAGGAAAAAGAATACCGCCATTGAAACCCAAGAGCCTTCTTCGCCTAAAGTTACTTGCATGGGTCAGGTTCGTGTCAGACGCTCCAAACAAACCGCTTCCAAATCCAGTCGACCCGGACTCCCGACTCGCCGCCGTAGCCGCTGTAAATGGATCAGAAACGCTCTGTTTTTTCATCATCTCCCTGGGAAAGTCAAGGCCAAGCCTGGTTTTCGATGCTCTTGGAAGAAATTGGGGGCGTTTTTCCATATGGGGTGTTGCAGAAAACCACAGAATGGGGAAGATTCATCGAAATTTGGGATCAAAACTGGAGATTCCGTaccagaagaagaagaagaaaagagtgaagaaaatgAGAAGGAAGCTAAGATTTTCGCATCTTCTTCCTGTTCATCGCCACCCAAAAATGCATTGCTTTTAACACGTTGTCGATCTGCTCCGTACAGATCTTCTTCTTTAGCTTGTAGGTTTTGGGGATCGCCATTAGCTAACCAAGACAAAAACGAAGaagaaacagagaaaacaaagctAGAAAACAGAGGattcaaagaagaagaagagaatccCAGTTTGAAAAAAGTGTCCCTTTGCAGAAACTCGGAGCAGGGAACCCAAATGGATTCAGAAAATCTGGGATTTTGCAAGGGTATTGAAGAGGAAAAAGTGGAGTTGAAAACAGAGCACGTTGGGGATGTACGGCCTCTAATCCTCACAAGGTGTAAATCGGAACCGGCGAGAACAGCCGAAAGACTCAATCCTGAGATGAATTtctggaagaaaagaaaattgggtttcaCGTGA
- the LOC107948328 gene encoding uncharacterized protein, translated as MWQLLLGAAVAGSTGLLAKHLFNPNSISQDSSNTNFDTEKQDPRLQNRFLESGCESNWDEKPKQGELFRFSSSESAVKTKTGVKARKKVVLKKAEKRSNGGSGVEVNKKKFSVCLKKRRTAKNEAYKCGAFPSKDSSVFHWGLGFGIMYIMSAGRAEIDKLNSAMDETAKVVQELKTTLWKRKSSCNLHVSRSASEVAASSKKFSGKNSQLLLGKSGTGTRDHNETKVCSLPVIDDGEYASSVLTEEPEPELEVVEMDQLEAELELELQKLSETEFSAKSLHEPVGERFDSYQSKGVLPSELDQKLCHVLIEQQENQIEELESELNSAQSKLREKEAELQALKDCVKRLTNFSLSTGSDDDTEAQGDQECMKDQDSSIKSGSETRKSLVGMKRHMEF; from the exons ATGTGGCAACTTCTCTTGGGCGCAGCTGTTGCAGGATCCACCGGACTCCTTGCTAAACACCTCTTTAACCCTAACTCAATTTCTCAAGATTCCTCAAACACCAATTTTGATACAGAAAAACAAGATCCTCGTCTCCAAAATCGGTTTTTGGAATCTGGGTGTGAGAGTAATTGGGATGAAAAACCGAAGCAAGGTGAGCTCTTTAGATTTTCCAGTTCTGAGTCTGCTGTGAAAACTAAAACTGGGGTTAAGGCAAGGAAAAAAGTTGTCTTGAAGAAGGCTGAGAAAAGATCAAACGGTGGTAGTGGTGTAGAGGTGAACAAAAAGAAGTTTTCTGTTTGCTTGAAGAAGAGGAGAACTGCTAAAAATGAGGCTTATAAGTGTGGGGCATTCCCTTCTAAAG ATAGCTCTGTATTTCACTGGGGACTTGGCTTTGGTATCATGTACATAATGTCAGCTGGGAGGGCTGAGATTGATAAATTGAACTCAGCCATGGATGAGACTGCAAAAGTGGTTCAGGAGTTAAAAACTACACTATGGAAAAGAAAATCATCTTGCAATCTACATGTTTCCAGATCTGCAAGTGAAGTTGCCGCAAGCTCAAAGAAGTTTAGTGGCAAGAATTCACAGTTACTGCTTGGGAAGTCAGGTACTGGGACCAGAGACCATAATGAGACCAAAGTCTGCAGCCTCCCAGTAATTGATGATGGTGAATATGCCAGTAGTGTTCTTACCGAAGAGCCTGAACCAGAGCTGGAGGTTGTGGAAATGGATCAACTAGAGGCAGAGCTCGAGTTAGAACTGCAAAAATTGAGTGAG ACTGAGTTTTCAGCCAAAAGTTTGCATGAGCCAGTGGGAGAGAGGTTTGATTCATACCAGAGCAAGGGAGTATTGCCGTCTGAACTAGATCAGAAACTGTGCCATGTGTTAATCGAGCAGCAGGAAAaccaaatcgaggagctagaatCTGAATTGAATTCGGCTCAATCCAAGCTCCGAGAGAAAGAAGCTGAACTCCAAGCACTAAAGGATTGCGTTAAACGCCTGACTAATTTCTCTCTGTCGACTGGCTCAG ATGACGATACAGAGGCCCAAGGGGACCAAGAATGTATGAAGGATCAAGATAGCTCTATTAAAAGTGGATCTGAAACAAGGAAATCATTGGTTGGTATGAAAAGACATATGGAGTTTTAA